GATGGCGAGCGCGGGGGAGGCGACGGCGGCGGAGGCGCCGACGATGGAGACGGCTGCGGCCGCGGTGGCCATAACCTTCTTGATCACGGGGAGTTCCCTTCTAGAACCGGCTCCGTGCAGGGAGCGACCTGATCAACAGGCCTCTGGACGCCGGGGTTCCGCTGTGTCACTCCGTTGGCGGAGCGCACGCGGCAGCGCGAAGGAACGGCCCAGTCGAACGGGTGAAGCGTCGGAACCAAAGCCCGCGGCCGCAGTTGATCCCGTCGCATCAATCAGGTCGATTGGTGGGAACAGGAACGGAATCACCGTGATCAAGAAGATTATGGCGGCTGCGGCTGTGACGGCCTCCGTTGTCGGCGCTTCTGCCGCGATGGCCTCCCCGGCGCTCGCCATCGCCGACGACGGCGGCACGACCTCGCTCTCCGGCAACGGCGCGCACCAGGAGTTCGGCAACTCCAAGACGCACGGCGACAAGAGCCCGCAGTTCTCCGCCGTCCAGGGCTCGCTGAACAAGCTCTGCCTCGGTGTTCCGGTCAAGGGCAACCTCGGTTCGATCGTCGGCGCCGTCCCGATCACCGTCCAGGACGTCAACGTCCTGTCCTCCCCGCAGAACCAGCAGTGCGCCGAGAACTCCACCCAGGCCAAGGGTGACGAGCCGCTGTCGCACCTCGTCGAGGACATCCCGGTCCTCTCCGGGAACGGCGCCTTCAACGGCT
This is a stretch of genomic DNA from Streptomyces sp. R44. It encodes these proteins:
- a CDS encoding rodlin encodes the protein MIKKIMAAAAVTASVVGASAAMASPALAIADDGGTTSLSGNGAHQEFGNSKTHGDKSPQFSAVQGSLNKLCLGVPVKGNLGSIVGAVPITVQDVNVLSSPQNQQCAENSTQAKGDEPLSHLVEDIPVLSGNGAFNG